In the Microtus pennsylvanicus isolate mMicPen1 chromosome 6, mMicPen1.hap1, whole genome shotgun sequence genome, one interval contains:
- the Gpx4 gene encoding phospholipid hydroperoxide glutathione peroxidase GPX4 isoform X2: MGRAAAGSPGRGGSPGGRRRREPQPQNTRKRPSPRRRRKARERRRRRARPRGTDSAPGPLLQKPAQDSSCAELLGSCASRDDWRCARSMHEFSAKDIDGHMICLDKYKGFVCIVTNVASQUGKTDVNYTQLVDLHARYAECGLRILAFPCNQFGKQEPGSNQEIKEFAAGYNVNFDMYSKICVNGDDAHPLWKWMKVQPKGRGMLGNAIKWNFTKFLIDKNGCVMKRYGPMEEPLVIEKDLPCYL; encoded by the exons ATGGGCCGCGCGGCCGCCGGCAGCCCGGGACGTGGCGGGTCCCCGGGAGGCCGGCGAAGGCGCGAACCTCAACCCCAAAATACTCGGAAGCGCCCGAGCCCCCGGAGGAGGAGGAAAGCTCGAGAGCGCCGCCGCAGGAGGGCGCGCCCTCGCGGGACGGATTCGGCGCCCGGGCCGCTACTGCAGAAGCCTGCTCAGGACAGCAGCTGCGCCGAGCTCCTGGGCTCG TGCGCGTCCCGTGATGATTGGCGCTGTGCGCGCTCCATGCACGAATTCTCAGCCAAGGACATCGACGGGCACATGATTTGCCTGGATAAGTACAA GGGTTTCGTTTGTATCGTCACCAACGTGGCCTCACAATGAGGCAAAACCGACGTAAACTACACTCAGCTAGTCGATCTGCATGCCCGATATGCTGAGTGTGGTTTACGAATCCTGGCCTTCCCCTGCAACCAGTTCGGGAAGCAG GAGCCAGGAAGTAATCAAGAAATCAAGGAGTTTGCAGCCGGCTACAATGTCAACTTTGACATGTACAGCAAGATCTGTGTAAATGGGGACGATGCCCACCCACTGTGGAAATGGATGAAAGTCCAGCCCAAGGGCAGGGGCATGCTGGGAAA TGCCATTAAATGGAACTTTACCAAG TTTCTCATCGATAAGAATGGCTGCGTGATGAAGCGCTATGGTCCCATGGAGGAGCCCCTGGTGATAGAGAAAGACCTGCCGTGCTATCTCTAG
- the Gpx4 gene encoding phospholipid hydroperoxide glutathione peroxidase GPX4 isoform X1: MSWCRLSRLLKPALLCGALAAPGLAGTMCASRDDWRCARSMHEFSAKDIDGHMICLDKYKGFVCIVTNVASQUGKTDVNYTQLVDLHARYAECGLRILAFPCNQFGKQEPGSNQEIKEFAAGYNVNFDMYSKICVNGDDAHPLWKWMKVQPKGRGMLGNAIKWNFTKFLIDKNGCVMKRYGPMEEPLVIEKDLPCYL; this comes from the exons ATGAGCTGGTGCCGACTGAGCCGCTTACTGAAGCCCGCGCTGCTGTGCGGGGCTCTGGCTGCTCCAGGCCTCGCAGGCACCATG TGCGCGTCCCGTGATGATTGGCGCTGTGCGCGCTCCATGCACGAATTCTCAGCCAAGGACATCGACGGGCACATGATTTGCCTGGATAAGTACAA GGGTTTCGTTTGTATCGTCACCAACGTGGCCTCACAATGAGGCAAAACCGACGTAAACTACACTCAGCTAGTCGATCTGCATGCCCGATATGCTGAGTGTGGTTTACGAATCCTGGCCTTCCCCTGCAACCAGTTCGGGAAGCAG GAGCCAGGAAGTAATCAAGAAATCAAGGAGTTTGCAGCCGGCTACAATGTCAACTTTGACATGTACAGCAAGATCTGTGTAAATGGGGACGATGCCCACCCACTGTGGAAATGGATGAAAGTCCAGCCCAAGGGCAGGGGCATGCTGGGAAA TGCCATTAAATGGAACTTTACCAAG TTTCTCATCGATAAGAATGGCTGCGTGATGAAGCGCTATGGTCCCATGGAGGAGCCCCTGGTGATAGAGAAAGACCTGCCGTGCTATCTCTAG